A region of Anopheles merus strain MAF chromosome 2R, AmerM5.1, whole genome shotgun sequence DNA encodes the following proteins:
- the LOC121600165 gene encoding uncharacterized protein LOC121600165, whose protein sequence is MLLQLDGAIEATASSERLQRSSSSSRTKDIITAPWNEAINGTVLGKTVPRNATVSRPTEARSYAHVTGSMAHGNSSSGTLASALVPPRAPNGTVATSTTPTEQPARKVDILIYPTVSPETIVVPILSCIVGFPIFALLVICCLRRRAKIARERDRRRNFDLKANTITLVRFNSHHLGNQRSILLQSRESLSRGYPSLDLDTVYEEKSDTHGSSQLDSPAAHMLLTDPPSDTDNEQC, encoded by the exons ATGTTATTGCAATTAGATGGTGCTATAGAAGCGACTGCCTCCAGCGAACGATTacagcgcagcagcagcagcagcaggacaaAGGACATCATTACAGCGCCGTGGAATGAAGCCATCAATGGTACCGTACTCGGCAAAACCGTACCCAGAAACGCGACCGTCAGTAGGCCGACCGAGGCTCGATCGTACGCACACGTAACTGGTTCGATGGCGCACGGCAATAGTAGCAGTGGCACGCTAGCGTCGGCCCTCGTGCCACCGAGAGCGCCGAACGGTACGGTCGCAACGTCCACCACACCCACCGAACAGCCCGCCCGAAAGGTTGACATATTAATCTATCCAACAG TTTCGCCGGAGACGATCGTCGTACCGATCCTGTCCTGTATCGTTGGCTTCCCCATCTTTGCCCTGCTCGTCATCTGCTGCCTGCGGCGCCGTGCCAAGATTGCCCGCGAACGTGACCGGCGGCGAAACTTCGATCTCAAGGCAAACACCATTACGCTCGTTCGCTTCAATTCGCACCACC TCGGCAATCAGCGTTCGATTCTGCTACAGTCGAGGGAGAGCCTGAGCCGCGGATACCCTTCCCTCGATCTGGATACGGTGTACGAGGAGAAGAGTGATACGCATGGCAGCAGCCAG CTTGATTCGCCCGCCGCCCACATGCTGCTGACCGATCCACCCTCCGACACGGACAACGAGCAGTGCTAG
- the LOC121600134 gene encoding 26S proteasome regulatory subunit 6B: MIDAEMVIPDKDESDTRTMKDVVNPLEEPLEEDLYIKYKKLQKMLEFLEVQEEYIKDEQRNLKKEYLHAQEEVKRIQSVPLVIGQFLEAVDQNTGIVGSTTGSNYYVRILSTIDRELLKPSASVALHKHSNALVDVLPPEADSSISMLNADEKPDVQYSDIGGMDMQKQEIREAVELPLTHFELYKQIGIDPPRGVLMYGPPGCGKTMLAKAVAHHTTAAFIRVVGSEFVQKYLGEGPRMVRDVFRLAKENSPAIIFIDEIDAIATKRFDAQTGADREVQRILLELLNQMDGFDQTTNVKVIMATNRADTLDPALLRPGRLDRKIEFPLPDRRQKRLIFSTITAKMNLSEDVDLEDFVARPDKISGADINAICQEAGMHAVRENRYIVLAKDFEKGYKNNIKKDETEHEFYK; encoded by the exons atgaTTGACGCCGAGATGGTTATTCCTGATAAG GACGAGTCCGACACGCGAACAATGAAGGACGTAGTGAACCCGCTGGAAGAACCGCTGGAGGAGGATCTTTACATAAAATACAAG AAGCTGCAAAAGATGCTCGAGTTCCTAGAGGTGCAGGAAGAGTACATCAAGGATGAGCAGCGCAACCTGAAGAAGGAGTACCTGCACGCGCAGGAAGAGGTGAAGCGCATCCAGTCGGTGCCGCTCGTAATTGGCCAGTTCCTGGAGGCGGTCGATCAGAACACCGGTATCGTCGGTTCGACCACCGGATCCAACTACTACGTGCGCATTCTGTCCACCATTGACCGGGAACTGCTGAAGCCGTCGGCCAGTGTCGCCCTACACAAGCACAGCAATGCGCTGGTGGACGTTCTGCCACCGGAGGCGGACAGCTCCATCTCGATGCTGAATGCGGACGAAAAGCCGGACGTGCAGTATTCGGACATTGGTGGCATGGACATGCAGAAGCAGGAAATCCGCGAAGCCGTCGAACTGCCGCTTACACACTTCGAGCTGTACAAGCAGATCGGTATTGACCCACCGCGCGGTGTACTGATGTACGGACCGCCCGGTTGCGGCAAGACAATGTTGGCGAAGGCGGTCGCTCACCACACAACAGCTGCATTCATTCG TGTGGTCGGTTCCGAGTTCGTGCAGAAGTATCTCGGCGAAGGGCCGCGCATGGTGCGCGATGTGTTCCGCCTCGCGAAGGAAAACTCGCCCGCCATCATCTTCATCGACGAAATTGATGCGATCGCGACGAAGCGTTTCGATGCGCAGACCGGTGCCGATCGGGAGGTGCAGCGTATTCTGCTCGAGCTGCTCAACCAGATGGATGGGTTCGATCAGACGACGAACGTGAAGGTGATCATGGCCACTAACCGGGCCGATACGCTCGATCCGGCCCTGCTGCGTCCGGGTCGTCTCGATCGTAAGATTGAGTTCCCGCTGCCCGACCGGCGACAGAAGCGGCTGATCTTCTCGACCATCACGGCGAAGATGAACCTGTCGGAAGATGTCGACCTGGAGGACTTTGTCGCCCGGCCGGACAAGATCTCTGGTGCGGACATTAACGCCATCTGCCAGGAGGCGGGTATGCACGCGGTGCGTGAAAACCGATACATTGTGCTGGCGAAGGACTTCGAGAAGGGTTACAAGAACAACATCAAGAAAGATGAAACGGAGCACGAGTTCTACAAGtag
- the LOC121600160 gene encoding surfeit locus protein 6 homolog: MGKKATNELQTRLQAINDEMEFYMELFNIPEAKKDEDEDDSEYLLDTVEKPKKPLMKNTDDTEEDRTHQNIVKQNKIVSKHLGRKSSTDPHKVERKKLKKEKQMKKKLKNISMMVIKQEKERSKLIEHKPLVVKQEKKAGPIFNAEGKIVFSKVQLDESDVKKKGIETDTRKLLKKVLDNKKQLAELKESGDIEKYAEIKKKQAWEKAMAKTSGQKVRDDPELLTKKLVQRKKQIKKSKEQWKERAQKIEHQQKQRQKERTANIKERAQKKKNTKLKKMAKKGRVIPGF, translated from the exons ATGGGTAAGAAAGCGACTAACGAGCTGCAAACCCGTCTGCAAGCGATAAACGATGAAATGGAGTTTTACATGGAGCTGTTCAACATACCGGAAGCCAAGAAAG ATGAAGATGAGGATGACTCTGAATATCTGCTCGACACAGTGGAGAAACCGAAAAAACCACTCATGAAAAATACGGATGATACCGAAGAGGACAGGACGCACCAGAACATagtgaagcaaaacaaaatcgtatCAAAGCACTTGGGACGCAAATCAAGCACAGACCCGCACAAAGTCGAGCGCAAGAAGCTGAAGAAGGAGAAACAGATGAAGAAAAAGCTGAAAAACATCAGCATGATGGTGATCAAGCAGGAAAAGGAAAGGAGCAAGCTGATCGAACATAAGCCGCTGGTCGTGAAGCAGGAAAAGAAAGCGGGGCCAATTTTCAACGCGGAGGGCAAAATTGTGTTCTCCAAGGTGCAGCTTGATGAGAGCGATGTAAAGAAGAAGG GAATTGAAACAGACACCAGGAAACTGCTGAAGAAGGTCCTGGATAACAAGAAGCAGCTTGCGGAGCTGAAGGAATCGGGCGATATTGAAAAGTATGCAGAAATTAAGAAGAAACAGGCGTGGGAGAAGGCAATGGCCAAAACGTCGGGTCAGAAG GTCCGCGACGATCCGGAACTGCTCACGAAGAAACTGGTCCAACGCAAGAAGCAGATTAAGAAATCAAAGGAACAGTGGAAGGAACGGGCACAAAAGATCGAGCACCAGCAGAAACAGCGACAGAAGGAGCGTACAGCCAACATTAAGGAGCGCGCtcagaagaaaaagaacacCAAGTTGAAGAAGATGGCCAAGAAAGGACGAGTAATTCCTGGTTTCTAG